ATATGCTTACTTGCTGGTTTATCTAGCACACAGCTGGTCCTAAAAGTGGAGTAAGTGACTCAGTTCCTCTGCTTACGCATTGCTTTGCTGTACTGATGCACTGTACACCACGGAGACAAGTGGAAACTCACACAAACGACTACAATTTTCTGTCCTTCTGCAatagacattttttatattCCAAAAATCCCAGATCACTGTTGTGTACTTTAGATTGCATCTACCTGCAGCAATATGTCTTTTAtaacagacaaaacataatCAAAGGTCTTGGAATGCACATTGCTgaccacttttcatgccagagttttaaactaaggtcgtattcagacctgacacatttggtccgctttaatcgaagcagagttcgtttccagcgttggtctggactttttgtgcaggtgtgaatacagtcatcaaacaaccggaccgagacccgctttttgaggtggtctcggtccgcttccaaacaaactctggtgcggttcgcttctggtgtgaatacagaccggactcgaaccgaactaactacgtaaagcatgcgcctttttggacttcacgggccatcgttgctaagcatcatgggacaaataACATTATTTGCTTCTTCGAGTTGCGGcacacctgtccagggtgtcccccgcctctcgcacagtgactgctggggataggcaccagctccccgcgacccggaatggagaagcggttaaagaaaatggatggatggatggatggagttgcggcacgcatttgccggcgcaattccaaaattagaagtaaaacgtcattaaaacgacgttgaatgagctgctcttgaatttcaaaatggtactgtaattgtaccaacagaacgaatgtgcacataacaaatacTGCGTgcaggacttccatctttatttccgggtctgtgctctgtgctccaaccgctgcccccgtctttctgtccaatgggagcaatgaccatCACCCAcatggctttgtttataaattatagtccacttacaaaaaagcacaatgtgaatgcaaaccgcaccaaacgaaaaaaataaagtccacttttggtccggaccaaacaagcggaccaaaggactttcctggtgtgaatacaccctaaggtcatcttatgatgagaaggaacagagttatAGATGTGTATGTAGTTGTAGATGATGACGATTGTCAGTTTCGACCACATCAttttgtagctcagtatctgtaaaactgagttatacctatttgtgtgtttgctaaggtcgattagcatcttgaattgggttgactccataaggtcatccaatgattactttctgaaagttccattaaaccatccactggttcatgagatattttgcaaacagacataCAGATGTGACTCcgatagttaatgccaaagttttaataaaatatatcgCACAGTTAGCCTTTGGAGTATAAGTTGGACTTAATTCTTAGctaaattaactgagttatagccctttttgtggtttctttggttgattagctgtggttgcCTTCTTTAATAGGGTTGACTCAAAATGTCAGTCAGTCATAGATGTTcatacagtgattactttctgagagtttcattgtaATCTGTCCATTTGTTCATGACgtattttgataacagaaaaaaacaaaacaaacacacacacacacaagcagttATCGCCCAGCAATAAAACTATCATAGTGAACTTCAGCAGTGACTCTGCTACTGTTCATGCACACcctcacagctgcagccagtTTAGGTAATTCGGACACAGGATGGGGCAAATGCTTTGAAGGCAAGGCCAGAGGGGATGTATGAAACATTGTTTAGttgtagttattttgtttttcttcctgcctTGATAGCCTAATgttagtgttttaaaataaaaaaagtacaaaggtATTCCATAAATTAAAtgccttatttttttaatatagagATAATCTAAATTTGCTCAtcataaaaaagcttttatgcTTGGTGTCACAGTTAGCAAAATAAGTaaattgtttgtctttctgttccTTTCAACAATTATTTAgcaatgaatgaataaataaattacaacaatctgaaaaaaaggtttttaaaaataaatctgttatgTCTTAGCTTTTTTGTAGTTAATTTAGTTATAACTaaataaagtctaaataaaattttattaaaatttttttttttaacataaaatagtAGTtcctaggaaaaaaaaatgtatccatcaaaaaatattattttggaaaacaatattctgttttaaaaacatttatcttacCATTCATTTATATTAGGCATTCGCTGTGGGCTCAGTTATGTACATTTTTGTCCCTTTGCTGCTCTCCGCGTTCTCGCCTTTTGTGTTAACTTACTACATTTCCCAGAGGCCTCGACTGAAACGTAAAGTCACGTGAGAACGAACGAAGTGAACACGTGACCATGTTGTCCCGCATGTTCGTTTCATTTTTGAAGGTGAAGTGTCCGTTAGCGTGACAGTTCCGTACAAGTGAGTGAGTATTACACAACGTGAGTTTACGTCGTTAATATTCAACAGGGGGTTCAGTATGTTGTATACATTTAAAAGCAGTGTTTATTTGCTACGTAATGAGCGTCAGTGCGAATGTTTTTGTCAACactgtgttagctaatgttagcCAACTTTATATAATAGTTTCGTAAGGTCGcttaaaagttattaaaacgCTATTGAACCACAAGACAGCGaagctgtaaataaattcacgtTTCGTCACTATATGAGGACAATTGGACTAGAAATTTGAAGTATTGATCCCGATAGTTATCCGGTTTCTGTGCTGCATGTTCATGATGAGTTCACCTTTTCAGGAGTTACATCACTTCATGTTTTATGTCTGAGTGAAATACAAGGGAACTAACAATATTTGAAATGAGTAGACTAGTTAGTAGCTACATTCCGTTTATAACGAAGGGCTTGGTCTCAATTATGtaggattattttttaattacttgtGGGGCATTGTTACTTATAAATTAgaatcaacaaacaaaataaaatgtaatgtagGTGCATCTTTTGGTAGCTAAATCCTGGAAAACAatcagatcttttcttttttataatccGGGCTTTTTTGTATGAGCTGAGCAAATCTTCTAGTGACATTTGAACCTGTGGAGATTTAACATTTTGCTAATAAATTATTTGACAGCAATCATGATGTGAGCTTTGTAATCTGGAGATATAATCACGAGTCATTTTAACACCAGTGTTATCACTTACATTAGTGATCACTGAGTACTTGGAAAAGGAGCACCTGGAAACATGTAGGATcaggctttttgttgttgttcttcacaCCTGCTCCAACATGTAAGGTGCAGGGGAAAGGTGATTATTATTTCCTGTTCCAGAGAATATTAGGCGACGTGCAGACAATCAGAAACTTGTCTTTTAAATTGGAAAACGATGTTGAAAGTGTATTTTTTAGATTATGCTTGTTCCCACACTCAACACTGCGCATCCTCCAGTTAACGAACCTTTCCTCACATGTCTGTATTTCAGCATAAAGATGTCCTCCCTGTCTGCTGCCAGTGTGGAAACTCCTGCTGTGACGGCGGGCGCAGCTGAGCAGAAGCCTCTGAAACCATGCTGTGCCTGtccagagacaaaaaaagtcagGGATGCTTGGTACGTACCTTGCCAGAGAGATGAAATAAGTTTCCATTTTTGTACCTTGGAAGTAATTCTCAccttgtgtttgtttccacCAGCATCATTGAAAAGGGAGAGGAGAACTGCAGAGACCTGATCGAGGCACATAAAGAGTGCATGAGGGCTCTTGGATTCAAGATTTAACCActgatttcttttctgtgtgtgcgtAAGTATTAAACCATTTCCTTCTACATAATTTACAACGTCTAGATATTTGtggtgctttaaaaatgttttcttctaaaATACACTCAAATAGGATGGAGTGAGAATTGAACGTTTTTAATTGACTTTGTTTTAGGAGCGTTTTGGCTTCTACTTTCAGCAAATCAGCTACAATAAGTATGCTACAGGGTTTCCATCAATTAATATAAAAGTTGTATTTGGGCACAGGCTGGTGTGagatttttttatggtttgataaccttgagcaaaaataccacatattaaaaataaaatttaaaaatgtatctcATGATTGAactagttttatttgaaaacagtCATGCAGCCACTATTATTACTGCTGCTTAAATATCACATATCGCTATAAtattgattattttatgttattatatgtttatttatagttttgtgtATCTGCGCATTAAAAATGGAGATTGCGAGAACTTAAGTGAATgtgttgaatatttaaaattttgaatcAGTCCTCTAAAATACCAGAAAGCTATcaggttgttttaaaagatattgtgattcaaaaaataaaaaatataaaataaaataaaaaatatatatatatattgcacaCAAAGATAGAAGAACACagtgaaaaaaactaaatgtagttTTACATTGTTCTAAAGCAACATACTTATTGCtctaaatattacttttttccTGTCACACGCTTTGTAATGTTGAAAGCCTGATATTCCTCACAAATCAGCCTTATCCGTCTGTTTCTCGTGGTCAAAACCATTTTCAAACAGTCAGCTTTAAcagagaaaacagttttattggtAATTCTTGTCCTTTTTGCCATTGGCGAAATGACAGCTTTCAGCAACAGATGCCGGAAGGGGGGGAGGTGGGGTGTTACTAGATACAACTTGAGAGACCCCCACACTGCCTCTGGTAATTCACTAAAAGGAACTTAAACAGCAGGACTAGTCCGGTGGAAAACTGTAGGGATTCTGACACCTCATCTTTTTAACTCTATGGTACACCGTGGAGCCTGAAAGCTGCTCGTCTAGTTCTGTTAGCTTGTTAAAAACCAAATTCTAATTGAGTCATAATTTATGCAGCCAGCAAAGTCCTTTCCATACATGTGCAAACCTGTCATGCATGAATAATAAGGTAGTTTGCCCTCATAGTGTTTGCATTGAATTAAATAAGTGGAAATGATTTCATTAATTCGTTCACTGAAGGGACTAAAACAGGGGTGTGTGGGGCGAGGAGTTCATCACATCCTGCacagtaaaataatatttttgttttgtttccctttaaatatttcttgttATGTTAATTCTTAAATATATTACcaataattttaactttaatttttaaattccCTTCTTCTTGTGAATGCTACATTGTTTAAAGAACAATCACGCTATGGCAGTAAAATCCCCTCCAAAAGCCCTGTTTCTGTTTATAGAACTGTGAGCAGGAAACTTGAAATAACATGTAGTTAGTAGCTGGTTGACAAGCTTGGGCCACTTGTGCTTTACTGAGTTAGTTTGTGTGCAAACAGTTGCCTTCTTGTtctgtaaacaataaaaaccttaatgTAGTCAAGATACTGTTGGTAAAAAACACGTTGAGAAATGAAACCATCTTTCTGCGGGCTCAGTTTTGTCTCTAGACTTTCTTAGTTCATTCACTGACTGCAGCGTCAGATCAAACGTTATGGATCAGGGACCAAAAGTGGTTGGAAGTATAATGAACTTTAAGTGAATTCCCAGAATTATTTGACAGAGGAGTTTGTTCGACTAAAAAAGGCGACcttaaagctgtttgtgttgtgctCTCTCCTGCAGTGGGATGCAGCTGTGAGTGGAAGATGACCCTGATACTCCTTTCTTTTTCATGCTCTTATTTATACCTCCACTGGAAGGGAAATGTGATTATGAAGCACTTCAACTTTATGagtgaaaagttgtttttgtaactCTGTAAAATCTGCTGTGTGAATGTCTTAaagtctgttagaaaaataaaataaaacaattctatGCAATGAGAGTCAGAGTTATTTGTGATGTGTTCATCTGAAGGTTTTGTGTTGCACTGAAGCGGCTGCTAGCCACAGTTGCTGCTCCTGGTATGCACTTATGCTTAAAAATAACTCCTGACCCTGCAAAGTCAATACTTGGCATATCTGCATTCTTTACTGTGTGGCACTGAAGTGGGCCTGATTGTGAACATCTACTCTCACACCACTAGAAAATGTACTTAAATGAGTTGTGTTGAAAGGTTTGTTCCTGCAGATTCACTTATTGAATCACTTTAATACCAACACAGCCGTCTCATGTTTGACTAAAGTTCAGGAGtctaaactttgatttaaatgacaaataaagctCTAAAGAGGGTACATATTTGCTCAAACATTATTGGACACTTTTACACAGAATACTGAATCTAAATGATGAGAAATTTTTACAAGTCCTGTAGATGATTAGCACTTATGAGAATGCAATCAAATAGATGATACCAGTTTTTGTCAAGAGCATTTTAAAagacctaaaaaataaaagtcaaacatctttttttttttttcttagcacATAACGGTTGTGCATTTTTTCTGTACTTTATTTAATCAAGAATTAAATCCACTTCACTTCTATGAAAACTaagtttttgtagttttttgatCTGAGCAGATTTGAAAGCTGAAATTGTAAACTTCTGTTTACCTGGAGTGAGTTTCATCTTGACAGTAAAgtccttttattaaaaaaacaaaaggataattAAGAACACACCCAGAACACTTCAGTTTTTCAATTTTTGCATTTGTAAAGATAATTTAACAATTGAGTGAATATGTGAAATgcctttatttttactgaatataTTTGTAGCCATGTTCAATTTTATTATAAGGTgcagttatttttatgtaaatctaTTTCGCTAAGTTTTAATACGAAtcatttaaatggtttaaattgACTTGTATTTTGTAAGAAACTAAAGTTCTAAGTATTCCAATAATAGTTGTCACTATCTAATTACACCTTCCTTCTGTTGGATTATTCAAGTCATATCTCACATTGCTATTACAATTGTTTCTAATTATGTAATTTTTCATTTTCGGTTACCTTTatgtatgaaaaaaataaataaatcaattgcCACATAGTTGTAATACACACCAGACCACAGCAAATGCCTAAAGGGATTGTTCAGATGCTCGGAGGAGTTGTTacagcagtcagtatcttacctgcagtagcaGTCAATCAGCATTATTAGTGTGGAATATCAGGCAGAAGTTCTCAGTAAAAATGAGCTAATAGCTTGTTAGAGTGAGGCCAGTTCCTAACAGATCATCTCAAAACAACTGTGATCTAAAAAAATGTCCTAGTGGTGCATGCAAATGATAACACTGATGTCACTTTTGCATTTAGGCTAACAGGGGTGTCAAAGTCAGGTTCTCTGGGCTACTGTCCTgcaagttttagttgtttcctcGCTCCAGCACGCCTGCATAAAATGGACAATTGACCTCCTCAGCATGGCaccaagttctgcagaagcctgtttatgacccattaattcaaatcaggtaaAGCAGGGAGACATCTAAAACATTTAGGGTTGGAGTTTGAATTTCCAAAATAGTTTATGGTTAATTTGTCAAGGAAATAAAACGAAGAGACGGTGGTGGAACTGTGAGTGGAGTCCGGACTGAAAGCTGGATATGCGAGGCTGTGCTGGTGTTAGAGGGTGTTTACACCTGAAATCTGACCTGCACTGCCGTCCTATTTATTTCTGCGCATCTAAACATGCACCAGTGGAGCCACGCTCGTGGGAGTGAATTGCACTCATTAAGTTTGGGGAAAACTCAGCTTTAGGTTTGTGTGACACTTCCTCTCCGTGAGTTTGTTCTAATACAGCCCGTTTCTTCCGCCCCGTTTCCTGTCCCTGTCTTTGTGTTATGTTAAGTAGCAGGCCTGTTTTCTGtccaccactctctcctccttgGGTTTCAATTCCAAACATGGTTATCCTTCTAGGGCTCTGTCAGCAGGGCACCCCCTCCCTTACCCCGTCCCTTCTTCTCCAGCTGTTGACTCCTCAGTGCAGGCCGGTGGCTGAagagaacagacagaaaacaagaaatacaACAGGAAAGCAAGAAGGCTAGGAgccagaggacagaggacaggacACATGATGAGAGGTGGAGAAGAGACCCAttccagctgtgtttttgtaacgAACAGAGCCGTGAGAACTTCTTCACATTGAAGAATTTTCCACTGTACGGCAAGGGAACAAACATTTacttctgacatttttattcaatgtCAGCTGTTTACctattttttaaaccagctgTAAGCATAGAGATAGCTCTAGATTTAAGTGGCTCttattactttatttaatttgtgcatCGAAAGCCTCCTTGcagtttgtcatttctcaagTTTTAAACATGAGTGCAGACAACTCGACCCTGTGGGACGACCTGTTCTCTCCCCCTATCTGTGATGGCTGGAGCAACAACACAGAGGGGGCCATCTACCACTTGGGCAACAGCATCCTCTTCCTGGGCTACATGGGAGGCAGCGGGGCCTACGGCTGCCTCTTCATCTTCGGCTTCCTGTGTCCAGCCTTCCTCTGCCTCACCCTGTGGGGCTGGCTGACCATGTGTGGCCTGGACGTGTTCACCTGgaacctcctgctgctgctggcctgCCTGCTTCAGATCTGCCACCTCCTCTGTAGGCTGCACCAGGAGGGCATACGCAGTGAGGAGCTCTCCTCCCTCTACCAGATGGTCTACCAACCGTTGGGCGTGCCCGTCCAGGTGTTCAAAGAGATTGCCAAGGCTTTTGAAGACAAGGTGGTGGAGCTGAAGGCAGGAGAGGTGTATGCTGTAGAGGGCAAGACGCCCATCGATCAGCTCTCCTTTCTGCTGACCGGCAGGTGGGgagtgtgtatgtttgtgtgtgtgtgaattataacaccaattccaaaaaagctgggacattgtgtaaaatgtaaatatcatATTatcatgtcaaatgtttaaaaaatgaaataattttaaattttatggctGCAGTCATCTCAAAAAACATTGGAACAGGGGCAACGAAAGGctattttgcaactaattacaTCACTGTGCAACATCTGGTCACTAGA
This genomic stretch from Kryptolebias marmoratus isolate JLee-2015 linkage group LG6, ASM164957v2, whole genome shotgun sequence harbors:
- the LOC108244187 gene encoding cytochrome c oxidase copper chaperone is translated as MSSLSAASVETPAVTAGAAEQKPLKPCCACPETKKVRDACIIEKGEENCRDLIEAHKECMRALGFKI